A genomic region of Elaeis guineensis isolate ETL-2024a chromosome 9, EG11, whole genome shotgun sequence contains the following coding sequences:
- the LOC105051999 gene encoding uncharacterized protein isoform X5 → MFRRMRRFIGLNPKSPPPKRLLNAGPPTSQRRATRFNSPNMLETVHEIAIYIHRFHNLDLFQQGWYQIKISARWEDSNRKSPGTPARVVQYEAPDVALDDIFGVWRIDDADHSFSTQPFRVKYARQDVLLSVMISFNLPIGEDESPSTSAVILKFELMYAPILENGSEMQASFDAVSAAVHEFRIPPKGLLGLHSYCPVHFDAFHAVLVDLSVHVVFLKAGTYTHAQKVSSTSQMVENHADEHYEEPNQILGQGWISKAIELVKLLLASRELLLEELRRISKAIDQTVEDLNNADLNLGRFESISSSTPDSSTSSLDIAGMKMGVGQLVGMLHNILEKKNGVIEFGNDVILYTLSKEELLDVYFTVGSQLSIIWNAFLKFHRINKIRIIEYLYDAWASDRKAEWSIWMVHSNIEIPHHYLRSGVDDSYHRNGLGKVGTPWKSSEDNAMARAELHRKSIGQMKINSQSIQDMQIFGDPSHVPVILVEQHIMNFPLHGSGNNLPSHSLNQHDTAAIPTETGEKTAPKFGFGAKKGGRILKVVVFVHGFQGHHLDLRLVRNQWLLIDPGAECLMSEANEEKTSGDFREMGSRLAEEVTAFIRRKMDKLSRHGGCKDIKLSFVGHSIGNIIIRTALTESMMAPFLKHLHTYMSVSGPHLGYWYSSNSLFNSGLWLLKKLKGTQCIHQLTFSDDPDLQNTFFYKLCKFGLILLAGHIV, encoded by the exons ATGTTTCGGCGGATGCGACGCTTCATCGGCCTGAATCCGAAGAGCCCACCACCGAAAAGACTGCTTAATGCCGGGCCTCCAACGTCGCAGCGGAGGGCTACAAGATTCAACTCTCCAAATATGTTGGAGACCGTACACGAGATCGCCATCTATATCCATCGCTTCCACAATCTTGATCTCTTTCAACAAGG ATGGTATCAGATAAAGATCAGTGCAAGATGGGAAGACAGTAACAGGAAATCTCCTGGTACTCCGGCAAGAGTTGTACAGTATGAAG CTCCTGATGTAGCCCTGGATGATATCTTTGGTGTTTGGAGGATAGATGATGCTGATCATAGTTTCTCTACACAGCCCTTCCGAGTCAAATATGCTAGACAGGATGTTCTTCTGTCTGTTATGATCTCTTTTAATTTACCTATAGGGGAAGATGAG AGCCCATCGACGTCTGCAGTAATACTGAAATTTGAGCTCATGTATGCTCCAATATTAGAAAATGG CTCTGAGATGCAGGCTTCTTTTGATGCAGTTTCAGCTGCAGTCCATGAATTCAGGATTCCCCCCAAAGGACTGCTGGGTTTGCATTCATATTGCCCTGTTCATTTTGATGCTTTCCATGCAGTGCTTGTTGACCTAAGCGTACATGTCGTTTTTCTGAAAGCGGGCACTTACACACATGCACAGAAGGTATCCAG TACTTCTCAAATGGTGGaaaatcatgctgatgaacattaTGAAGAACCCAATCAA ATATTGGGTCAAGGTTGGATCTCAAAAGCAATTGAACTTGTCAAGCTATTATTAGCTTCCCGTGAATTACTTCTTGAAGAACTCCGAAGAATCAGCAAAGCAATTGATCAAACAGTTGAGGATTTAAATAATGCTGACTTGAATCTTGGTAGATTCGAGTCCATTAGTTCTTCAACACCAGATTCATCTACTTCCAGTTTGGACATTGCTGGAATGAAGATGGGTGTGGGGCAGTTGGTTGGCATGTTACATAATATTCTGGAG AAAAAAAATGGGGTTATTGAGTTTGGAAATGATGTCATTCTCTACACCCTATCTAAGGAAGAGCTGCTGGACGTATATTTCACTGTGGGCAGCCAGCTTTCAATTATATGGAATGCATTTTTGAAGTTTCATAG GATAAATAAGATTAGGATAATTGAATATCTATATGATGCTTGGGCTTCTGATCGAAAAGCAGAATGGTCTATATGGATGGTTCATTCGAACATTGAAATACCTCACCATTATTTGAGAAGTGGAGTGGATGATTCTTATCACCGTAATGGGCTTGGAAAAGTTGGAACTCCATGGAAATCCAGTGAGGAT AATGCGATGGCACGAGCTGAACTGCATAGAAAAAGTATTGGACAAATGAAG ATTAACAGTCAGTCTATTCAAGACATGCAAAtatttggtgatccttctcatgtCCCTGTCATTCTTGTAGAACAGCATATCATGAATTTTCCACTGCATGGTTCTGGCAACAATTTGCCTTCACACTCCCTGAATCAGCATGACACTGCTGCAATACCTACAGAGACTGGAGAAAAGACAGCACCAAAATTTGGTTTTGGTGCTAAAAAGGGTGGTCGTATACTAAAAGTTGTTGTCTTTGTGCATGGATTTCAG GGACACCATCTGGATTTACGGCTTGTTCGGAATCAGTGGCTTTTGATAGATCCTGGAGCCGAGTGTCTCATGTCAGAGGCTAATGAAGAAAAAACATCTGGAGATTTCAGAGAAATGGGAAGCCGGTTGGCTGAAGAAGTGACTGCATTTATTAGAAGGAAAATGGATAAGCTTTCAAGGCATGGAGGCTGCAAAGACATTAAGCTTAGCTTTGTCGGGCATTCCATTGGAAACATAATTATAAGAACTGCCTTGACAG AGAGCATGATGGCACCGTTTCTAAAACACCTGCATACTTACATGTCGGTATCTGGACCGCACCTGGGATATTGGTACAGCTCAAATTCCTTGTTCAATTCTGGGTTGTGGCTACTGAAGAAACTCAAAGGAACTCAGTGCATTCATCAGCTTACTTTCAGTGACGACCCAGATCTCCAAAATACCTTTTTTTACAAGCTCTGCAAG TTTGGCCTCATACTGCTTGCTGGTCATATAGTATGA